The following are encoded together in the Oncorhynchus gorbuscha isolate QuinsamMale2020 ecotype Even-year linkage group LG03, OgorEven_v1.0, whole genome shotgun sequence genome:
- the LOC124023129 gene encoding transcription factor Sp5-like — protein sequence MAALTIQRTDNFLHTFLQDRTPSSSPEGAPNTLSFLATTCSQAWQDGSQFPYEGSMRVGAASGMFQLWSNEVAVAPSSSLSASSLTAAAHQAMTLTVPKVQFPVGHGHSLQAGLGPHPHPHALHHYHHHHHHHHELPLTPPAEPPSAYSFELSPVKVLSSQSQGPNGPPYYPQHNTVSVGQNFPSFLQNSVSSARHHLSGGHHHVGEEGQQGWWSLPQTTGHSSSSNHPHAFSLGRQLVLGQQPQITTLLQGTSKGLLSSTRRCRRCKCPNCQANGRGLEFGKKRLHICHIPECGKVYKKTSHLKAHLRWHAGERPFICNWLFCGKSFTRSDELQRHLRTHTGEKRFGCQQCGKRFMRSDHLSKHVKTHQSRKSRSGGNTSDSLLANIKRE from the exons ATGGCAGCTCTGACGATACAACGGACTGACAACTTTCTGCACACCTTTTTACAG GACCGGACCCCCAGCTCGTCCCCAGAGGGAGCTCCCAACACCCTGTCCTTCTTGGCCACCACCTGTAGCCAGGCCTGGCAG GATGGTTCCCAGTTTCCCTATGAGGGGTCCATGAGGGTGGGCGCAGCCTCCGGGATGTTCCAACTGTGGAGCAACGAGGTGGCGGTGGCCCCTAGTTCTAGTCTCAGTGCCTCCAGCCTCACTGCAGCTGCCCACCAGGCCATGACGTTAACGGTGCCCAAGGTCCAGTTCCCTGTTGGACATGGACACAGTCTGCAGGCTGGCCTGGGtcctcacccccacccccacgcgctccaccattaccaccaccatcaccaccaccaccacgagcTGCCCCTGACTCCGCCGGCCGAGCCTCCGTCCGCGTACTCCTTCGAGCTCTCTCCAGTCAAGGTCCTCTCGTCCCAGAGCCAGGGCCCCAATGGGCCGCCCTACTAccctcaacacaacacagtctcTGTGGGACAGAACTTCCCCAGCTTCCTCCAGAACTCTGTCTCTTCTGCCAGGCACCATCTATCCGGAGGACACCACCACGTGGGGGAGGAGGGCCAGCAGGGGTGGTGGAGCCTCCCCCAGACCACTGGCCACAGCAGCTCCTCCAACCACCCCCATGCCTTCTCCCTGGGCCGGCAGCTGGTCCTGGGTCAACAGCCCCAAATCACAACCCTCCTCCAGGGCACCTCCAAGGGCCTGTTATCCTCCACTCGCCGCTGCCGTCGCTGCAAGTGCCCCAACTGCCAGGCCAACGGCAGGGGACTCGAGTTTGGCAAAAAGAGACTGCACATCTGCCACATCCCAGAGTGCGGCAAGGTGTACAAGAAGACGTCTCACCTGAAGGCTCACCTGCGCTGGCATGCCGGGGAGAGGCCGTTCATCTGCAACTGGCTGTTCTGCGGGAAGAGCTTCACGCGCTCCGACGAGCTACAGCGCCACCTCAGAACACACACCGGGGAGAAGAGGTTCGGATGCCAGCAGTGTGGAAAGAGGTTCATGAGGAGCGACCATCTCTCCAAACACGTCAAGACTCACCAGAGTAGGAAGAGCCGGTCCGGTGGGAACACGTCAGACTCTCTATTGGCCAATATCAAGAGAGAGTAA